Within Lytechinus variegatus isolate NC3 chromosome 15, Lvar_3.0, whole genome shotgun sequence, the genomic segment GTATTAGTTTCCCCCACCAATGATAAGTTAAGTACTAAAATTTAGTCACATTATACCCACATATAGTATGTAAGTCACACGTCAGCaatcatatatatatgttaCCAACTGCAATTTCCCAATGGACGgaatatattcaaaataagTTCTGGCAATGCCAGTGACCTCTTATATTATCAAACAAATAGCAGTTGTAGAATTAAAAACCATCATTTAAAGAAGTCCACCTGCCAAGCTGCTTTGTAATAATATAGAAGAAACGAGAGAATGATATCAAAAGAAAGTTGTGGATTTTTAAAGTTGTCATTTTGTAATGCGACTCATGAGCTGCGCGTTGATTTGATATGCATcattaatttgcataaattgcTGTTTTTTGGAGTTCACAACATCAAGAGTAACAGACTGCCCCAAATATGCAACTTTAACATGACCTTGCAAACTTTTGATTGATTTCATTACACCTTTTGCTTTCTTGTTCATCAATATATCTCTCTCATATTTCTGCTTTATCACAAAACCAACGTGTGATCGGATGGAATTCGTCTTAAAGAAATGACTCATTTTAAAATCACATAAAACGTTACATAGTTATCTTTAGATATCTTGGAAACATTTATTTTAAGTGAAAgtagaaaatataaaaagttaTTTATGCTATATTTTAGTCTAATGCTTGCTttcaaaatatgtacaaaatttaTGTTGGTCATACATAAAATTATCTCGATAGTAGATATGCATTATCACACAGTAATCATTTTTCCTCATTGCATAAACAAAAAATAGCTTTCAAAAGTTGTAAacttatttctctttaaaggcTTGCTAAAAGATTGAGATGTTTACGCTAGACACAGATTaacaaagattttgaaatgagaGATGGTCTAATCCCATTCAGGGTGTATGGTGAAGTGGCGTTGCACGGGTTTATGCGGCTGTGTGAATAGTCCAATGGTATTGGATACAGGGCCGCGGTGACGGAATGTTGGTAGATGGTGCCACGACTGCATTTCATCCTTGTGCCGCCGTGTGAACGGGGACAGGAGACGAAGGCGGCGCCTGTTGGATTCACCAGGCCGGAGGTCTTTATCACTGCTGGAGATAGGCCCTCCAGTCCTGTAGGGGATGAaataacagatttttttttcattattgatcTTATACTTGTTTTCTGTTGGTATAGAATAGGCCCTTCAGTTCTGTAGAGGATGAATAACAGATTTTTTCTACAATAAAATTTGATCGTAAACTCTTATCTGATGATTTTAAATAGGGTCTGTTACAACTTTGACTATGATGACAAAAAGTAAGCACTCACGTTTTCAGGACACCCAGAACATCCTTGAGCCTCGTTGCATCACAAACGTTGCAGGGGGCGCTCTTCTTAGATCTTCCCTCTGGTGATGCCTGGTCACCGCCCATGAGCTTCTTGCCAGCAAGAGAGCCAAAAAATTGGAATGCCAAATCACGctctgaaattaaaaaaaagaagaaaaaatagagagataGTTTTTAAAACCCCAGTGAAAAAGAGTTATTTTGATTAGCCCCCACAGGAAACCCCATTACTAGTAATACCCAATATTAGAGTTGAAACATTATCTGggaaatgacaaaatatgatttatgaGATAAACTTGATATTCAAAAAGCATTCACAAGTGTCCTTTTCATTCCTTGTCATAGGAAATAAAACTGGTAGTATGGCTGTTTTCTTGCATAACGTAGTTGTGCATGCAGAGGCAGGGCTGCAAGGGCAGGGGGGTAATTTTCAAGTATTGAAAACAAGAAGAAATGAAGGGACAAAGAgacaagaaaaaggaagagaggtaaaatcattcaaaatagaaaaaaaggggCATCATATTATTCGTTATTACCCTTGTAATTTAATTTAGGAAAGATATAAAGTAATCTCACACCCCATCAAAATACACTGGAACAGCCCCTGTCTGCAAAAGTTAAAAAGTCATTTAGCAGAGATAAAGTGGTGATATAAATAAAGGTTCATCCTGAAGGAAGACAAAATGTTCTCTGTGTAGTTTTACTTATTAAATAATAACTTAAAATACTCATGGGACAAGCAGAAAAGTTCTCACAGTTTGATTTTTACTGTAATTAAATTATCAAATCATCACAACAGCATAGCAGTATTCCTATTATTTGAATGCAACAAGGATTTTAAACAAGAGAATTTAAGAACTGCTTCTACCTTTGTCACTTGCGGATTCAAGCCACTTGTTGACCACCTTGGCTGTTTCGTTTTGACTTGGTGCTTTGTTAGCCTTGGTGATATAATTCTTATCCTCCTGGGTAATATCACTCCTAATCCTCCCAGACATGGTCACAGCGTTGTTAGGGACGGGCATCACCCCAGCATCGCGTGGCTAGATTCAAATTGGAAAATGtgattgaatattattttataatcaatatcaacttgtgttcagatttaaaaaaaaagaaagctcaCCAATAATGAAAAGTGGTTAATTGAAATAAGGATTTCAccttaaaataatttatattttcctttgagTCAAAATATGAAGGCTGAAATAATAGCCACTGCCCATCAGACTGacaatcaaatttgaatttttgcataaaaattaatagcccccccccccaaaaaaaaaaaaatcccattgcattcataaaaaaatattgggtctAAAACTATTGACTTTAAAAACCTCTCCCTGCTTTTGACTtggactatacagtgcgtcccagaataaacgaaacagagataacttaatcataataagaatagacaaattacctaccaatttaaagcttagaatctcctctttcatctgatattacttaggttatttcacATTCACGCATgggtgagcaaaaacaatttgaagaaaggatacaaaaaactgatttggcgggggtatctgggtttcaaaaagaaaaccacatttttgtaaagttcaatatctgctctttaatttgataccccaattacagaaaatggtcaaggaatgaaaagttctggtcatttaaaataaggcttgtatttccataatttcattagataaacgtgttttcaccggtttcccacagaagctatcgcatggtgaacaaaagatttaatgcatggctgatcgtcaacaaaacggagtgtcaagtgagtttgaacgccagcctggagaacctcttcattttatgaaattattgaaattcaagccttatttcaaatgaccagaactttgttatttcttgaccattttctgtaatttaggtatcaaattaaagagcagatattga encodes:
- the LOC121429264 gene encoding uncharacterized protein LOC121429264 isoform X2 is translated as MASTQTMFMNWKVPSRLYNQDPTTTALAGTPPDKTGYSKFTDHRKVSKLAGQIPPSYLTRKTHAPTTTTHFPPKQGVLRQMREKEMEEQIMREKYAMEKQKPKEPSSGITRFPAMPMLSAKLNVKQTSDPRDAGVMPVPNNAVTMSGRIRSDITQEDKNYITKANKAPSQNETAKVVNKWLESASDKERDLAFQFFGSLAGKKLMGGDQASPEGRSKKSAPCNVCDATRLKDVLGVLKTTGGPISSSDKDLRPGESNRRRLRLLSPFTRRHKDEMQSWHHLPTFRHRGPVSNTIGLFTQPHKPVQRHFTIHPEWD